In a genomic window of Gloeocapsopsis dulcis:
- a CDS encoding DUF1614 domain-containing protein, with product MPFFILTACLSERRINFELFPLWLLKSWCLPAYRTRNQPYSYVGINVSGGLIPIILALYQFQRTQPLAILLVTAIVGVLNYFLVKVIPGRAIVIRESRFWLIASVAALLAMAVVAPGVNRTDVSVAFAGGVLGTTIGADLLHIKDVRPETAATPLSLEVQD from the coding sequence TTGCCATTTTTCATCTTGACAGCGTGTCTGTCAGAACGGCGAATAAACTTTGAACTCTTTCCGCTTTGGCTATTAAAATCCTGGTGCTTACCTGCATACAGAACCCGAAACCAACCCTATAGTTACGTTGGGATAAATGTATCAGGGGGTCTAATTCCCATTATTTTGGCACTTTACCAATTTCAGCGCACTCAACCCTTAGCAATTTTATTGGTAACAGCGATCGTTGGGGTGTTAAATTACTTCCTGGTGAAAGTTATACCAGGAAGAGCAATTGTTATCAGAGAGTCGAGGTTTTGGCTAATTGCAAGTGTTGCTGCTTTGTTGGCAATGGCAGTCGTTGCTCCTGGAGTCAACCGTACTGATGTGTCAGTTGCTTTTGCGGGGGGAGTGTTGGGAACAACAATTGGAGCTGATTTACTACATATAAAGGATGTTCGTCCTGAAACGGCAGCCACCCCCTTATCATTGGAGGTGCAGGATTAG
- the htpG gene encoding molecular chaperone HtpG, producing MLEQGTISIHTENIFPIIKKSLYSDHEIFLRELVSNAVDAIQKLKMVSRAGEYTGDVGEPEIQIAIDKEQKTLSISDNGIGMTAEEVKKYINQVAFSSAEEFIHKYQGKSDQPIIGHFGLGFYSSFMVAQKVEIDTLSYQEGATAVHWSCDGSPEFRLEDSPRTQRGTTITLTLQEEEQEYLEPARIKQLVKTYCDFMSVPIKLEDEVLNRQKAPWRESPNSLTKEDYLEFYRYLYPFQEEPLIWVHLNTDYPFILNGILYFPKLKPDVDVTQGQIKLFCNQVFVSDHCEEIIPKFLLPMRGVIDSTDIPLNVSRSALQMDRTVRRIADYISRKVGDRLKELYRDNKEEYIKAWQDIGTFVKFGALNDEKFKKQVEDIIIYRTTNEAKSGATSNVEVQSQEGDVWQDVTPQESETATLPYTTLKEYLERNKQRHENRVYYCTDQVTQATYVELHKNQGLEVLFLDSFIDTHFITFLEREYPDVKFSRVDSDLDETLLDQDKAAEIVDPKTNKTRSELIKELFQQALNKPKLNIRTEALKSDDPQGTPPAMVLLPEFMRRLQEMNAFMQQQSAQFPEEHILLVNTAHPLIQNLVSLNQGSILQGDTSSPSAELANMICHHVYDLALMAQKGFDAEGMKAFVERSNQVLTKLTERAAKS from the coding sequence ATGCTGGAACAAGGCACGATCAGTATTCATACTGAAAACATCTTTCCAATTATTAAGAAATCGCTTTACTCCGACCACGAAATATTCTTACGGGAACTCGTATCCAACGCTGTAGATGCCATCCAGAAGCTAAAAATGGTATCCCGCGCTGGAGAGTACACTGGCGACGTTGGCGAACCAGAAATTCAGATTGCGATTGATAAAGAGCAAAAAACTCTCTCGATTAGCGACAATGGTATCGGCATGACTGCCGAGGAAGTGAAGAAATATATTAACCAAGTCGCCTTTTCAAGTGCAGAAGAATTTATTCACAAGTACCAAGGTAAATCCGATCAACCAATTATCGGGCATTTTGGATTGGGGTTTTATTCCTCGTTCATGGTGGCGCAAAAGGTTGAGATTGATACACTTTCGTATCAAGAAGGTGCCACTGCTGTACATTGGTCGTGTGATGGTTCGCCAGAGTTTCGTTTAGAAGATTCACCCCGCACACAACGCGGGACAACAATCACGCTGACTCTGCAAGAAGAAGAACAAGAATATCTAGAACCAGCGCGGATCAAGCAGTTGGTGAAGACATACTGCGACTTTATGTCAGTACCGATTAAACTTGAAGATGAGGTACTTAATCGGCAAAAAGCACCGTGGCGCGAATCTCCCAATAGTTTAACGAAGGAAGATTATTTAGAGTTCTACCGCTACTTATATCCTTTTCAAGAAGAACCACTCATCTGGGTACATCTCAACACTGATTATCCCTTCATTCTCAATGGAATATTGTATTTTCCTAAGTTGAAGCCAGATGTTGATGTGACGCAAGGACAGATTAAGTTATTCTGCAACCAAGTGTTTGTCAGCGATCACTGCGAGGAAATTATTCCCAAGTTTTTATTACCAATGCGCGGTGTGATTGATAGCACTGATATTCCGCTGAATGTGTCGCGGAGTGCTTTACAAATGGATCGCACCGTACGCAGAATCGCAGATTATATTTCACGCAAAGTCGGCGATCGCCTCAAGGAACTTTACCGCGATAATAAGGAAGAATACATCAAGGCTTGGCAAGATATCGGCACTTTCGTCAAATTTGGTGCGCTCAACGACGAGAAATTTAAAAAACAAGTTGAAGATATCATTATTTATCGCACGACTAATGAAGCAAAAAGTGGTGCAACATCCAACGTTGAGGTACAGTCGCAAGAAGGCGATGTCTGGCAAGATGTAACTCCGCAAGAATCAGAAACTGCAACACTTCCTTACACAACGCTGAAAGAATACCTCGAACGGAATAAACAGCGCCATGAAAATCGGGTGTATTACTGCACCGATCAAGTTACCCAAGCAACATATGTAGAACTGCACAAGAACCAGGGTTTAGAAGTCCTATTTCTGGACTCGTTCATCGATACCCACTTTATTACATTCCTCGAACGCGAATATCCTGATGTCAAGTTCTCACGGGTAGACTCTGACTTGGATGAAACGTTGTTAGATCAAGACAAAGCTGCGGAAATTGTCGATCCTAAGACAAATAAAACTCGTAGTGAATTGATCAAAGAACTCTTCCAACAAGCCCTCAACAAGCCCAAACTTAACATTCGCACTGAAGCACTCAAGTCAGACGATCCACAAGGAACACCGCCAGCAATGGTATTATTACCAGAATTTATGCGCCGCCTCCAAGAGATGAACGCATTTATGCAACAGCAATCCGCCCAGTTTCCTGAGGAACACATTCTGCTGGTGAATACAGCGCACCCACTGATTCAGAATCTTGTAAGTTTAAATCAAGGTAGTATTCTGCAAGGAGATACTTCGTCTCCTTCAGCAGAGTTAGCGAATATGATTTGTCATCATGTCTACGATTTAGCGTTGATGGCACAAAAAGGATTTGATGCTGAAGGAATGAAAGCTTTTGTTGAACGGTCTAATCAGGTATTGACAAAACTGACAGAACGTGCTGCTAAAAGTTAG
- a CDS encoding WecB/TagA/CpsF family glycosyltransferase encodes MKLVKILNISLNNLSKVELLKQLKSGVVFTPNVDHMVKLQYDREFLQTYLQADYKVCDSQILVYASRFLGTPIKEKVSGSDFFPAFYIYHRNNSNIKIFLLGGKQGVAQRAAKRINNKVGRNIVIGAHSPSFGFEKNEQECLEIIDMINQSGASVLAVGVGAPKQEKWIIKYKDRLPNIKIFLAVGATIDFEAGNVKRAPEWMSNAGFEWLYRLLVEPQRLWKRYLVEDLPFFWLVLKQKLKLYNLPTTSVDERVV; translated from the coding sequence ATGAAACTCGTAAAAATACTCAACATCTCGCTTAATAACTTATCTAAAGTAGAGTTATTAAAACAACTCAAATCGGGTGTTGTGTTTACACCTAATGTAGATCACATGGTTAAGCTACAATACGACCGCGAATTTTTGCAAACTTATTTGCAAGCTGATTACAAAGTATGTGACAGTCAAATTTTAGTTTATGCCTCAAGATTTCTAGGAACTCCTATTAAAGAAAAGGTTTCTGGGTCAGACTTTTTTCCAGCATTCTATATATATCATAGAAACAATTCTAATATTAAAATCTTCCTTTTAGGAGGTAAGCAAGGGGTAGCACAACGAGCTGCTAAAAGAATCAATAATAAAGTTGGTAGAAATATAGTAATAGGCGCTCATTCCCCTTCTTTTGGTTTTGAAAAGAACGAACAAGAGTGTTTAGAAATTATAGATATGATTAATCAGTCTGGTGCGTCGGTTTTGGCAGTAGGAGTTGGCGCACCAAAGCAAGAAAAATGGATTATAAAATATAAAGACAGACTACCAAACATTAAGATATTTCTAGCTGTAGGAGCAACAATCGATTTTGAGGCAGGAAATGTGAAAAGAGCGCCAGAATGGATGAGCAATGCAGGCTTTGAATGGTTATATAGATTATTAGTAGAACCTCAACGACTGTGGAAAAGATATTTAGTAGAAGACTTACCGTTTTTTTGGTTAGTTTTAAAACAAAAACTCAAGTTATATAATCTTCCTACTACTAGTGTAGATGAAAGAGTAGTTTAA
- a CDS encoding acyltransferase, translating into MNINTSSSKQQLFSSERKVNLLWSRVKETAIFLLVGSIPKLPGSLLRQFMYRPIMKRMGKSVYIEFGVEIFGTEHLDMGDEVKILRDVRLTARGQNSQIILRDRVCIERGVNISVVPSEGNCQIEVGERTVIGAYSCIAGPGNIKIGKCCLIASYVGIYANNHIFADPSRYIWDQGVTRKGIVIEDDCWLGNGVTVLDGVTIGQGSVIGAGAVVTKNVPPYSIAVGVPARVVARRGEQKLLARS; encoded by the coding sequence ATGAATATCAATACAAGCAGCTCAAAGCAGCAATTGTTTTCATCTGAGCGTAAAGTTAATTTATTATGGTCGCGTGTCAAGGAAACTGCAATCTTTCTGCTAGTGGGTTCGATTCCAAAACTTCCTGGATCTCTACTAAGACAATTTATGTACCGCCCTATTATGAAGCGAATGGGGAAATCTGTGTATATTGAGTTTGGAGTAGAAATCTTTGGTACTGAGCATCTAGATATGGGTGATGAAGTTAAGATTCTCCGTGACGTTCGCCTCACAGCACGAGGACAAAATAGTCAAATTATTTTGCGCGATCGCGTATGTATTGAGCGCGGTGTCAATATCAGTGTTGTTCCCAGCGAAGGAAACTGCCAAATTGAAGTTGGCGAACGTACAGTTATTGGTGCTTATAGCTGTATTGCTGGTCCTGGTAATATCAAGATTGGTAAATGCTGTTTAATTGCCTCATATGTCGGAATCTACGCTAATAATCACATCTTTGCCGATCCATCTCGTTATATTTGGGATCAAGGGGTAACTCGCAAGGGAATTGTCATTGAAGATGATTGTTGGTTAGGTAACGGAGTAACAGTCCTGGATGGCGTTACCATCGGTCAAGGCAGCGTTATTGGAGCAGGGGCTGTTGTCACCAAAAATGTTCCTCCTTATTCAATTGCAGTAGGTGTTCCAGCAAGGGTAGTGGCGCGTAGAGGAGAGCAAAAGTTACTAGCAAGAAGTTAA
- a CDS encoding glycosyltransferase has product MKLSVIIPCFNAADTIAVQLEALANQSWHEQWEILVCNNGSTDNTVAIINEYTKKIPHLRLIHALERKGPSYARNMGILAARGEAFAFCDADDEVAPGWVAAMGEALTRHELVAGLLDCTKLNAAWRMRNHQQQSGLIYPKHPPYLPFAGSCNLGFKRSLYQVIGGFDESFLFVEDTEFCWRAQLAGAKIHLEQGAIVYYRFRDSLLSNYNQALKWSKAYLLLRQKYGGSFSIFSTLKLYLGGWRYLTFTILQVRTRGDFAEFLWQLGWKIGELQGAMSMLSFLQLT; this is encoded by the coding sequence ATGAAACTGAGTGTTATTATTCCTTGTTTCAATGCAGCTGATACCATTGCTGTTCAACTCGAAGCACTTGCCAATCAATCTTGGCACGAGCAATGGGAAATTCTTGTTTGCAATAACGGCTCAACTGATAATACTGTAGCGATCATCAATGAATACACAAAAAAGATTCCTCATCTCCGTCTGATCCACGCATTAGAGCGAAAAGGACCATCATACGCTCGTAATATGGGCATATTAGCTGCAAGAGGTGAAGCGTTTGCTTTCTGCGATGCTGATGACGAGGTTGCCCCTGGTTGGGTAGCGGCGATGGGAGAAGCACTGACTCGTCATGAACTTGTGGCAGGTCTTCTTGATTGTACTAAGCTTAATGCTGCTTGGCGAATGAGAAATCATCAACAACAATCGGGACTGATTTATCCAAAGCATCCTCCTTATCTTCCATTTGCTGGTAGTTGCAATCTCGGTTTCAAACGTTCCCTATATCAAGTTATTGGTGGTTTTGATGAGTCCTTTCTGTTTGTAGAAGATACTGAGTTTTGTTGGCGGGCACAGCTTGCAGGAGCAAAAATTCATTTAGAACAAGGAGCGATCGTCTATTACCGCTTTCGTGACTCCTTGTTAAGCAATTATAACCAAGCTCTAAAATGGTCAAAAGCTTACTTATTGCTTCGCCAAAAATATGGTGGCTCTTTTAGTATCTTTTCTACACTCAAGCTATATTTGGGCGGTTGGAGATATTTAACCTTTACTATTCTACAAGTCCGCACTCGAGGAGATTTTGCCGAATTCTTATGGCAACTTGGATGGAAAATAGGAGAATTGCAAGGAGCCATGAGTATGTTGTCGTTTTTACAACTGACTTAA
- a CDS encoding glycosyltransferase family 2 protein: MNNTNRILSSLLPIANQCPVIEVVSEKKNRPLWSVMIPTYNRTKYLEQTLKSILTQAPAPEMMQIEVVDNCSTQTDVETVVQDIGQGRISFYRQPYNVGLTANLTTCIQRSRGHLVHILHDDDVVLPGFYQHLQAAFEQEPTLGAAFCRYANVDEDNRPVYIPKLEQQTPGILSNWIERIAVEPLIQPPALVVKRSVYEKLGGFHPELRYTCDWEMCKRIAAYFPVWYEPQILAHYRLHAASATSDVIKSGANVADRRTAIEISRAYLPYPLADKLSHKAEEVSAINTLGTARRALSRGDTTTTMVQIKEALKCSSSPKIVGILTLVPILAGIERMKQYRYKRAY, encoded by the coding sequence ATGAATAATACAAACAGAATATTAAGTTCTCTATTACCTATAGCAAATCAGTGTCCTGTAATTGAAGTTGTTTCAGAGAAAAAAAATAGACCTCTGTGGTCGGTGATGATTCCAACTTATAATCGCACTAAGTATCTAGAGCAAACTCTCAAAAGTATACTGACTCAAGCGCCTGCACCAGAGATGATGCAGATCGAAGTTGTAGACAATTGTTCTACACAAACAGACGTGGAAACAGTTGTTCAAGATATTGGTCAGGGGAGAATTTCTTTTTATCGACAACCCTACAACGTTGGCTTAACAGCTAACTTGACTACTTGTATTCAGCGATCGCGCGGTCATTTGGTTCATATCTTACACGATGACGACGTCGTTTTACCTGGGTTTTATCAACATTTACAAGCAGCATTTGAGCAAGAACCTACACTTGGAGCAGCGTTTTGTCGATACGCTAATGTCGATGAGGACAATCGTCCTGTTTATATTCCTAAATTAGAGCAACAAACCCCTGGTATTCTTTCCAACTGGATAGAGCGGATTGCCGTAGAACCACTCATTCAACCTCCAGCACTCGTTGTCAAACGTAGTGTATATGAAAAGTTAGGCGGGTTTCATCCGGAACTTCGCTACACGTGCGATTGGGAAATGTGTAAGCGGATTGCCGCATATTTCCCAGTATGGTATGAACCACAAATATTAGCACACTATAGGCTACATGCTGCTTCTGCTACTTCTGATGTGATCAAGTCTGGAGCAAACGTTGCAGATAGACGCACGGCAATTGAAATTTCTCGCGCATATTTACCTTACCCTCTTGCAGATAAGTTATCGCACAAAGCCGAAGAGGTTTCTGCAATTAATACATTAGGTACTGCACGTCGGGCGTTGAGCAGAGGTGATACTACTACTACAATGGTTCAAATCAAAGAAGCTCTTAAGTGTAGTTCTTCGCCAAAAATTGTTGGAATACTGACTCTTGTTCCGATTCTAGCTGGAATTGAGCGCATGAAGCAGTATAGGTATAAGCGAGCTTACTAG
- a CDS encoding lipopolysaccharide biosynthesis protein yields the protein MTIHIKDARLVINRLKWKLSSQFVRNMGWLGGAELVNRVFRLVTTITLARLLNSYDYGLIAIILITHDFAGTFCSAIDAKIIQSPDKDVKVLCDTAYWMNWILFIAIFILQCAAAFPLAWFYKDNNVVLPICFIALSYLLLPIGAVQSSLIRRENRLNIIALTNVVQGITLNIATIVLAFLGFGIWSVILPFGLANPIWLIINLMNHSWRPKKSFTLYKWQEVAGYSINIIVVEFLNKLRANLDYLIVGKFLGFKELGLYYFAFNAGLGISMNVLNVIVSSLFPHLCAARTNLKQLKSTYFSSLKTIALIVVPIVLLQSSLAPFYVPIIFGQKWIPAIPILILICLSAMSRPFAEAAKLLLLTVDRSRIALAWNLIFTLVFAISLLVAVQWGVLAVAATVLITHIVLLPLFTLWTGKYVFGRSTDNMTMSS from the coding sequence ATGACAATTCATATTAAAGATGCCAGGTTGGTTATTAATAGATTAAAGTGGAAATTATCTAGTCAATTTGTGCGGAACATGGGTTGGCTAGGTGGGGCAGAACTAGTCAATCGTGTGTTTCGTTTAGTTACAACTATTACTCTAGCTCGTTTGCTCAACTCCTATGACTATGGACTCATTGCAATCATTTTAATCACACATGACTTTGCAGGTACTTTTTGTTCTGCTATTGATGCCAAGATTATTCAATCACCAGATAAAGACGTCAAAGTTTTATGTGATACAGCATATTGGATGAATTGGATATTGTTTATAGCTATCTTCATACTCCAATGTGCGGCTGCTTTTCCTCTGGCATGGTTTTACAAAGACAATAATGTAGTTTTACCTATTTGCTTTATAGCTTTAAGTTACTTATTACTACCAATTGGAGCTGTACAATCCTCATTAATTAGAAGAGAAAACAGGCTCAATATTATAGCCTTAACTAATGTTGTTCAGGGAATTACTCTTAATATTGCAACTATTGTCTTGGCTTTCTTGGGTTTCGGAATTTGGTCAGTTATATTACCGTTTGGATTGGCAAATCCAATTTGGCTTATTATTAACTTAATGAATCATTCTTGGCGTCCTAAAAAATCTTTTACTCTTTACAAATGGCAAGAAGTAGCTGGGTATTCAATAAATATTATAGTAGTTGAATTTTTAAATAAACTAAGAGCAAACTTAGATTATTTAATAGTAGGAAAGTTTTTAGGCTTCAAAGAACTGGGACTATATTACTTTGCTTTCAATGCGGGTCTAGGAATTAGCATGAATGTATTAAATGTCATTGTTTCTTCTTTGTTCCCTCATCTTTGTGCTGCTCGCACTAATTTAAAGCAACTTAAGTCAACATATTTCAGCAGTTTGAAAACAATTGCTTTAATCGTCGTTCCTATAGTTTTACTTCAATCAAGCTTAGCTCCTTTTTATGTACCGATTATCTTTGGTCAAAAGTGGATTCCTGCAATTCCTATCTTAATACTTATTTGTCTTTCAGCTATGTCGCGACCATTTGCAGAAGCAGCTAAGCTTTTGTTATTAACTGTTGATAGAAGTCGAATAGCTCTCGCCTGGAACTTAATTTTTACTCTAGTCTTTGCAATCAGCTTACTTGTAGCTGTGCAGTGGGGGGTTTTAGCAGTAGCTGCAACAGTTTTAATTACTCATATTGTGTTGTTACCTCTGTTTACTCTTTGGACTGGTAAGTATGTGTTTGGCAGAAGTACAGACAACATGACGATGAGTTCGTAG
- a CDS encoding WD40/YVTN/BNR-like repeat-containing protein: MMNHYITHRSIGKIICIAVTAFFSAIALSQCTVAADLASSIPQPQIVNQDSWTNVAIGGGGYVTGVYLHPQKENLIYIKTDVGGFYRWNAVEQKWIPLVDHFPLSQSNYYGGEALALDPNNPNIVYIAAGKYLWADQGTIFKSIDQGSTWKKLNLDLPMGGNQDKRWIGERLAVNPFNSNEILFGSRQSGLWKSSDAGITWSHITSFPGQPEADIGITAIAFDRNHSGLVYVNAYGDGIYESTDAGITWNRIAGSPAKTMRIAIASNRTLYVTSATSPGVRKYTNNRWSNITPPHSWKDAIAGSQIVFNGLSINPTNANDILVSSGETTSTKIYRSLDGGTTWQEQKHSINNTVPWWRSFMLTHRWVSAIEFDPKVAGRVWLTDWYGIWKTDDINASRVTWTNYEKGHEELVTFALVSPPIGIPLLSGVADVDGFSHNNGLDTFPSRSFGNSGPTFQDTFSIAYSEQAPLRMVRVGGNRWSSTYGGATSTDGGLTWKQFTSFPTEVMPMRIAVSATNPNLFIVTTSGRQALRTDNGGHSWKPVSGLPHGAEGPWNWSQPLAADKVNGNTFYYYADGKVYRSSNGGLSFETVNSSLPHDGWHLLKTVPKVAGEVWLSLNWQGFYHSTDGGATFNKIAGVERAYLFAIGQPQVQSKLAPLYLYGKIKGMGEGIFQSLDQGKTWLDIGDIQQPIGNEPNVMEASHQQYGLVFIGTNGRGIYYKKIE; this comes from the coding sequence ATGATGAATCACTACATCACTCACAGATCAATAGGAAAAATAATCTGCATTGCTGTTACTGCTTTCTTTAGTGCGATCGCACTTTCGCAATGTACGGTAGCTGCAGATCTCGCTAGCTCAATACCCCAGCCACAGATAGTCAATCAAGATTCTTGGACAAATGTAGCAATTGGTGGTGGTGGTTATGTTACTGGTGTGTATCTCCATCCTCAAAAAGAAAATCTTATTTACATCAAAACTGATGTTGGCGGTTTCTATCGTTGGAATGCAGTTGAGCAAAAGTGGATACCGTTAGTCGATCATTTCCCGCTTTCCCAAAGTAACTACTATGGGGGTGAAGCACTAGCACTCGATCCAAATAATCCAAATATTGTTTACATTGCAGCAGGAAAATATCTTTGGGCTGATCAAGGCACAATTTTTAAGTCTATAGATCAAGGATCTACCTGGAAGAAACTGAACTTAGATTTACCGATGGGCGGAAACCAAGATAAGCGATGGATTGGCGAGAGATTAGCTGTAAATCCATTTAATTCTAATGAGATCTTGTTTGGTTCGCGCCAGAGCGGACTATGGAAATCATCAGATGCTGGTATAACATGGAGCCATATCACCTCTTTTCCTGGACAGCCAGAAGCTGATATTGGAATTACAGCGATCGCCTTTGACCGTAATCACTCTGGATTAGTTTATGTTAATGCATACGGTGATGGAATTTATGAGTCTACCGATGCAGGGATAACATGGAATAGGATTGCGGGTAGTCCGGCAAAAACTATGCGCATAGCAATCGCAAGTAATCGCACGTTGTATGTTACAAGTGCTACCTCTCCAGGAGTGCGCAAGTATACAAATAACCGTTGGAGCAACATTACCCCTCCTCATAGCTGGAAAGACGCGATCGCTGGATCTCAAATAGTTTTCAATGGATTAAGCATCAATCCAACTAACGCCAATGACATACTTGTCAGCTCAGGCGAAACAACTTCTACTAAAATTTATCGATCATTGGATGGTGGAACCACTTGGCAAGAGCAAAAACACTCGATTAATAATACAGTTCCTTGGTGGCGAAGCTTCATGCTGACACATCGGTGGGTGTCTGCTATCGAGTTTGACCCCAAAGTAGCAGGAAGAGTATGGCTGACGGATTGGTATGGAATATGGAAAACAGACGACATCAATGCTAGTCGCGTAACTTGGACTAATTATGAAAAAGGGCATGAGGAACTAGTAACGTTTGCACTTGTCTCCCCACCAATTGGTATTCCTTTACTCAGTGGTGTCGCTGATGTAGATGGTTTCTCACATAACAATGGATTGGATACTTTTCCGTCCAGATCATTTGGCAACAGTGGTCCTACATTTCAAGATACTTTTAGTATTGCCTATAGCGAACAGGCTCCCTTAAGAATGGTGCGTGTCGGTGGTAATCGCTGGAGTTCTACCTATGGAGGCGCAACTTCAACAGACGGTGGTTTGACTTGGAAACAATTTACCTCGTTTCCAACAGAAGTGATGCCAATGCGTATAGCAGTGTCTGCAACAAATCCGAATTTGTTTATTGTAACGACTAGTGGGCGTCAGGCTCTGCGTACAGACAACGGCGGTCACTCCTGGAAACCTGTTTCTGGATTACCTCATGGTGCTGAAGGTCCGTGGAATTGGTCACAGCCACTAGCAGCAGATAAAGTAAATGGTAATACGTTTTACTATTATGCAGACGGCAAAGTCTACCGCAGTAGTAATGGTGGCTTATCTTTTGAAACTGTTAATTCTTCGCTACCCCATGACGGTTGGCACTTACTAAAAACAGTTCCAAAAGTTGCAGGTGAAGTTTGGCTTAGTCTCAATTGGCAAGGATTTTACCACTCGACTGATGGAGGAGCGACCTTTAATAAAATAGCCGGAGTAGAACGAGCATACTTGTTTGCGATCGGACAACCGCAAGTTCAAAGTAAACTTGCACCTCTATATTTATATGGCAAAATCAAAGGCATGGGTGAGGGCATCTTTCAGTCTTTAGATCAAGGAAAAACATGGCTTGATATTGGTGATATACAGCAGCCTATTGGCAATGAGCCTAATGTTATGGAAGCTAGCCATCAGCAATATGGATTAGTATTTATTGGTACTAATGGACGTGGTATTTACTATAAAAAAATAGAGTAA
- a CDS encoding glycosyltransferase family 2 protein gives MKKVSVIIPVYGIEKYIAATVQSVLAQTYDNFELLIIDDASLDRSIEICQQFTDCRIKIIHQKNRGLAGARNTGIRHAQGEYLAFLDGDDLWLPEKLEKHIAHLEKSPKVGISFSRSAFIDELGKPLGIYQMPKLRDISPQLIICRNPIGNGSAAVVKREVFEDIKYQENIYDSTEYFYFDEKFRQSEDVEFWLRVAIQTHWLIEGIPEALTLYRVNSGGLSANLSKQLEGLEKIIQKTRFYAPDAIAECENLARAYYLRYAARRAVSLKAPKMAASLINQALVTHLGILLQEPRRTLLTIAAAYSLCFLPQPLFEQVQNMALKLIGVIQKSRILQEEAKQTT, from the coding sequence ATGAAGAAAGTTTCTGTAATCATTCCTGTTTATGGAATAGAAAAATATATTGCAGCTACAGTTCAATCTGTATTAGCTCAAACATATGATAATTTTGAGCTACTGATTATTGATGATGCCTCTCTTGACAGAAGTATTGAAATTTGTCAACAGTTTACAGATTGCAGAATTAAAATCATTCATCAGAAAAATCGAGGGCTAGCTGGTGCTAGAAATACTGGCATTCGTCATGCTCAAGGAGAATATTTAGCCTTCTTAGATGGGGATGATTTATGGCTACCAGAAAAGCTAGAGAAGCATATAGCTCATTTGGAAAAATCACCAAAGGTAGGAATTAGCTTTAGTCGCTCGGCGTTTATAGATGAATTAGGAAAGCCCTTAGGAATATATCAAATGCCAAAACTCAGGGACATTTCGCCTCAGCTAATAATTTGTCGTAATCCAATAGGAAATGGCTCTGCTGCAGTAGTGAAAAGGGAAGTTTTTGAAGATATTAAATATCAAGAAAATATTTATGATTCTACAGAATATTTTTATTTTGACGAGAAATTCCGACAGTCAGAGGATGTTGAATTCTGGCTACGTGTTGCAATTCAAACTCACTGGTTGATTGAGGGAATTCCTGAAGCTTTGACGCTTTATCGTGTTAATTCAGGAGGTCTTTCAGCTAATTTGAGTAAGCAGCTAGAAGGTCTAGAAAAAATCATTCAAAAGACACGTTTTTATGCTCCTGATGCGATCGCAGAGTGTGAGAACCTTGCTAGAGCCTACTACTTACGCTATGCTGCTCGCCGCGCAGTGAGTTTAAAAGCACCGAAAATGGCTGCAAGTTTGATTAATCAAGCTTTAGTGACTCACTTAGGTATTCTTCTACAGGAACCACGCCGAACACTTTTAACCATAGCAGCTGCTTATTCACTCTGTTTTTTACCACAGCCACTTTTTGAACAAGTTCAAAATATGGCGTTGAAGTTAATAGGGGTTATCCAGAAAAGTCGTATTCTCCAAGAGGAGGCGAAGCAAACTACATAG